In Halobacterium noricense, the genomic stretch TCACGCGACGCTTCGAGGCCTCGCCTTCCGCATCCAACCCGGCTTCCTCGATGAGGTCTTCGAGCGGAATCTCGTAGACGGGGCCGTCGTCGACCGGCTCCGCGGGTTCCTCGGTCTCGCCCGTGTCCGGGTCGACCCACTCGAAGCCCGTCGGCTCCGGCTCCGCGGGCTCCATGCCGACGCTGTCCGCGAGCTTCGCGGCGAGCCGGTCGTACGCGCGCGCCGCGGGGCTGTCGGGCTGCAGCGAGACGACCGGGTGGCCCTTCCGGACGGCGAGCTTCACCGCGTCGTCGTGAGGGACGCTGACGGTCACGGCGTCGGTCGTCCCGAGCGCCGTCGCGATGCCCTCCACGTCGTCGAAGCCGCCGTCGCCCGTGCGCGTGAACACCGCGCCGACGACCGGCTTGTCGAGTTTCCCCACGAGCTGGCCGGTCTTGGTCGCGTCCGTCAGCGAGTTCAACTCCGCGGTCGTCACGAGCAACACGCCGTCGGCGACGCTCATCGCCATCGCGATGTCGTAGCTCAGCCCCGCGCCCGCGTCCAGCAACACGACGTCGTTGTCCTCGCGGAGGTACTCCACGACCCGGTGGAGGGATTTGGCGTCCGCTCGCGCGAACTGCTCCAAGTCGGTCGAGCCGGGGACCAGCGTGAGGCCGTTCGTCTCGTAGGTGGCGTCGGCCGGCGACGCCTCTCCGCCGAGCACGTCGTGGAGGGTTTCGTCCGGGTCGACGCCGAGGAGGCCGGCGAGGTTCGCCATCCCGAGGTCGACGTCCACGACGGCCACGTGGAACCCGTCGTCGGCGAGCGCCACGCCGAGGTTCGCCGTGGTCGTCGACTTCCCGACGCCACCCTTCCCGCTGGCGACGGCGAACACGTACCCGTCGCCTCCGGCCTCGTTCATCGTGGGCAAGGTAGCGGACTACGATACATAAGTGTGGCCCCCCGGTCACACCGCGAGCAGCGACTCGACGAGCCGAAGCGTCAGCGAGCCGATGATAGAGGAGATCCACGTCAACACCACGAAGTGGATGTACGCGTTCACCTTGTGGCCGCCGTCGACCACGCGAATCATCAGCGACGACAACACCGCGTTCACCAGTACCGTCACCACGAGCAGGTACTCGATGAGCTGGATGTCGTACATCGCCGTGTTGATGAGGTCGTCGACGGGCAGCGCGGAGTTCGAGAAGTCCAGGCCCAGCCCCGAGATGACGTCCACGATGCCCAGCCCGATGAAGAACGCGAACGTCGCCGCCGCGGTGATGCCGTACAGCACGCCCACCATCGTCGACGCGGCCTGGGTGCGGCGCTGGCGCAACTGCTGGACTTCGCCCATGTTCCCGGAGATGAGTTCGCCGAGGTGCTTCGGGTCGCCACCCATCTGCCGGCCGATGAGGTACATCTCGCTGAACTTCTGAATCAGGTACGAGTGGGCGTCCGCGGTGAAGTACCGCCACGCCTTCTCCGCGTCCAGCCGGAGGTTCAGCCGCTTGTAGAGGTCGTCGACGAGTTCGGTGAGCGCGCCGAACTTCTTGTTCCGCAGCGTCTCCAGCACGCGCGTGGTCGTCGTCTGGCGCGCCGTCTCGCTGGCCCCCAGCGCGCGGATGAAGTTCGTGAACGCGTCGTCGCGGTCCTGCACGCGCTTCTCCTCGGCGCGTGCCACCAACCCCGGAACGATGAGCGGCGTCGTCGGCACCGCGGCGTACATCGGCAGCGGCACGGCGTGGGGGTCGATGCGCGTCCACCCGAGGAACACCGCGAGCGTCGCGACGACCAGCACCACCGACAGCCCGACGCCGAACCCGGTCGCGATGCGGAGCCGCCACTCCGTCCACGTCGTCCGGTTCTCGGGGAAGTACCACAGCGGGTCGCTGGGCGCGATCGTGTAGATGGCGTAGAGGAACCCGATCTGGATGAACGAGTACAGCACGACGACCGCGGACACCGTCAGCGTCGGATCCGTCCCCGAGAGGATGGGGAGGACGGTCGCGAACACGAGCGCGAACGTCACGGACAGCACCATCGACAGGTAGAGGTCCTTCATCACCTGGAGGTTCTCCAGTTGCCCCTCGTAGACGGTCGCGTAGTTCCGGATGATGGCGTCCTGCTCGGAGGTCAGGTACGCTTCCAGGCGTTCCCCGGAGTTGATGGTGTACGCCAGCCGGTCGAGGAAGTCCGCGACGAGGTCGCTCGGCACCTTGTTCGCGCGCATCCGGCAGGCGTCGTCGAGGCTCTGGTTCCACGCGTCGATGAGCTGGACGATGCGCCGGGACTCCTCGGCGAGCGGGCCGTACTCGTACTCGTCGCCCATCCGCCGGAACACCTCCACGCGGTCGATGTTCGTCGTCGACAGAATGGTCATGTGCGTGACGAAGAGGTGGAAGCGGTTCTCCATGCGCGTGCGGCGCTGGTCGCGCTTGATTTTCGGGTACAGCACGGCCGTCACGAGCGCGAGCGCGCCCAACATCGGAATCGGGACGGCGACGAACAGCGGGAGATCGACGACGAAGATGGCCGCGATAGAGGCCAGCAGGAAGACCAGCGACGGCACGACGACGACGAGCGCGTACGTGTACGCCGGCATCGCCATCTGCCGGTAGGACTCCACGACGGAGTCGACGAGGTCGCCGAACTCGATGTCTTCGAGCGTGCCAGTCGGCTCGGCTTCGACGTCTTCCGCGGCCATACTAGAACCCGCGCGTGATGGTGAACGGGAGGCCCTCGATGCCGTCCCGCTGGAACGACTCGATGGTCTCGTTGAACTCGTGGTACCCCGTCAAGTCCTCCTGGATGATGCGCTCCATGATGTCCGCGCGGAAGTCCAGCTCGTCGTAGATTTCGCGGGTGTCGGCGTACCCCAGCAGGGTCGCGATCTGCTCTTCGAGGACGTAGGAGTTGTTCCGGCCCTGGAAGACGATTTCGTCCTCGACGGGGTCCCAGTAGAACGCCTGCCGGGTGACGACGCCGCCCATCTCCTTGGAGTAGCCCTCGATTTCCTGCACCGAGGTGACGCGGCGCAGCACGTCGTCGCCCTGCTTGACGCGGTTCTGGAACAGCGCCACGTCGGCGTTGTCCATGAACGTCTCCGGGACGTTGATGGGTTCGCCCGTGAAGCGCTGAATCATCGAGACGATGTCGCTGGCGTGGAACGTCAGCATCACGGGGTGGCCGGTCTGGGCGGCCTGGAACGCCATGCGCCCCTCCTCGCCACGCACCTCACCGACGATGATGTAGTCGGGGCGCGAACGCAGCGCGGCCGCGACGAGGTCGAACATGTCCACGTCCGCGGAGTTCTCGCCCTGCCCCTCCCGGGTGAGGAGCTGCTGCCACGTGTCGTGGGGCGGCAGCACCTCGGCGGTGTCCTCCGCGGTGTAAATCTTGGAGTCCCGCGGGATGAACGACATGATGGCGTTCAGCGTCGTGGTCTTCCCGGACGCCGTCTCCCCGACCACGAACACGGTCTGCTCGTTCTCCAGGCAGAGCCAGAGGTACGCCGCCAGTTCGGGCGAGAGCGTCCCCCAGTCGGTAATCTGGCCGACCGAGAGCGGCACCTCGTCGCCCTGACGGATGGTCAGCGACGGCCCCTTCAGGGAGACGTCGTCGCTGTAGATGATGTTCACACGGGAGCCGTCCGGGAGCGTCGAGTCCACGATGGGGTCGGAGTCCGAGACCGGGTCGCCGATGCGCTCGCCCATGTTCCGCAGCCAGCCGTCGAACTCCTCGGGCGTCCCGAAGTCCACGGTCGTCTCCAGCATCCCGAACGTGCCGTGGTCGACGTAGCAGTGACTCGGACCGATGACGTGGATGTCCTCGTTGTACGGGTCGCGCATCACCGGCTCCAGCGGCCCGAACCCGACGATGTCGCGGTTCAACTGGTAGCGGATGTTCTCGTAGGTCGACTGCGTCACGGGAATCCGCCCGAACCCGAACGCCTCTTCGAGGGCGTCCCGGACCATCGGTGCCGCCGCGCGGAACTGGCGGGCGGCCTGCTTGGGCGCGGTCGCGACGCGGCGCGCGCCCGCTTTCATCTGTTTGCCGGAGAGGTCGCCCGAATCCAGCGACATCTGGCCGCGCTCGTCGCTGACCATCCGGTCGGCGACCGACGACGCGTCGAAGTTCCGGACCAGCGTCCCGAGGTTCTGGGGCAGCGTGCGCACGCGCTCGAAGACGCCGCCCTCGTCGTCGTCGTTGATGCGGACGGTCTCCTCGAGGAGTTCCTCGATGCGGTCGTCGTACTCGGCTTCCTGCTCGGGAGCCGGCTTGTTCACCGACTTCTCCAGGATGCGCTCGCGGACCTGGCTGAACACCGCAGCCTCCGGGCCGGAGAGCTCCGGCTCGATGGTGTAGTACTTGGTGTCCTTCCCGAGGTCGCCGTACACGTGGCAGTAAATCGGGCCGCCGACGGGGTAGAGGACGTTGGGCTTGTTCGCCTCCCACTCGTCGTCGGGCTCGTCGATGAGCTCCGGGAACTCCCCCGTGAACTGCTTGAATCGCTGGAGGTACTCGCGCAGATGGGTGTTCCGACTCGCGGTCTCCCGCAACTCGTGCCCGATCTGGCGGCTCCCGTGGTCTGCCATAGTGGTGTGCTCGTGCTACGCTACGCTCCGACTCTCGATGACGATGCCGGTTCCGGACCGCACCGAATAGCCGATTGTGTCACCGACCTGCTCGCCCATCCCGGCGAACCGCCGCACCGCAATCGAGCGGCGGACGTCGTTGCCGACCTCCGCCATCTGTAACTCGAAGTACACGTCGGCGATGGAGCGGAACGGACCGATTGCTTCCTCGTCTACAGTACTGGGGTCCACGGTCAAAACGATGACCTTTCCTTTCGAGACCAAGTCCCTGAAGAAGGAAATGATTTCCAGCGCGGCCTGGCGCTCGTCGTTCTGCCGAACGAGGGCCTCGAATTTCGGGTCGTTCCGGAGGATGGCGTCGAACGTGTCGATGACGACGACGTCGGCCTCCCACATCTTCTCGGCCTCCATCAGGCGCTTGAGCAACTGCTTGCGGTTCCCCTCGTCGCGGTTTTCGCCACGCAACGTGCTGCTCCCGGAGTCGACGTCCGCCTGGAAGAACAACAGGTTCTCGTTGAGGAGGTGTTCCTCGACGTCGTAACTCAGCGAGTGCATCTGGTCGATGAACCCACGCACGGTGAGTTCCGTCGACACCAACGTCACGGAGTGTTGTTCCTCGCAGAGGCCGTACGTGATGCGCTGGCTCAGCGCGGACTTCCCCGCGCCGTAGTCGCCCTCGACGAGGACGATGCTGCCGCCCGGAATCCCGCCGCCCAGCTCGTTGTTCAACCGGTCGTGTTCGTCCAGCCCGAGCGAGTAGAGGTTTCGCGTGCTCATGATGTTCTGAACTCCAGCAGTTCTTCGTCGCCGTTGACCGTCACCACCACGCGGTGGTCGTCCGCGGTCAGGTTCCGCTCCAGGGTCACCCGCGCGACGTCCCCGGTCTGCCACCGGCCGCCGTTGAGAACCGTCGCGTTCGACGGCGACGTGTACCGGCCGTCCACGAGGATGTCGAACGTCTCCGGCCTCGCCGGCAACGTCTTCGACCCCGTGTTTTTCACGAGTAACGTGATGGTGTCGTCGCTGCTGTTGTAAATCGAGGACGGCGTCCCGGGGTCACTGATGAGTTCGACGTCCGTCCGAATCTGCTGGCTGACGTCGACGCTCCGGTCGCCGAGCGCGCCGCTCAGCCGCTGGACGCCGTTGGTCATCGTCCCCGCGACCGACGCCGCGACGAGGATGCTCGCGATGAAGATGATGAGCGTCGACGAGGAGACACTCGCCATCTACGTCCCCTCCACGGTCGCGGTCTCGGTCACGCCGGGGCCCGTGACGATTTTCACGCGGTCGGGATTGCCGACGTCGATAGTGATGTTGTACGACTCGCCGGGCAGCCACAGCGTCGTGTCCGACTGGCCTTCGACGTTCCAGTCGACGTAGTCGTCCCGGGGCTCGAACACGCCGTCGACCAGTAGGTCGGTGTCGTTCACGGACAGCGACGTCGACCCGTGGTTGGTCACGTTCACCGTCACGAGCCCGTTCCCGCTGGCGTTGTACGTGGCGTTGGTGACGTTCACGGCGGTGTTGCGCTGTTCGAGCATCCGGTCGTCGTAGCTCCCGTCGGCGTCCTGGACGCGCTCGTACCCGTTGTACGCCGCCGAGTAGAGGATGCCGACGCAGACAAACGCGGCAATAAACAGGATTGCCGCGGAGCCACTAACGCTGAATCCCATTCCTGTGGAGGTCGTCGAAGCGGTCGACGATGGCGCGCTCGATGTTCTCGCTCGCCAGCTCGTCGATGTAGTCCAGGCTCTCGAGGTGGTCGTCCATCGTGAGTTCGGTCGTCCCGAACTCCTCGCGGTAGAGGTAGTCCGAGTCGGTCAGCCCTTCGAGGTAGTCGAAGAGGTGGTCCCGGACCGGCTCGCCGATCCAGCCGATGCGCTCGTAGTAGTTCAGCGTGCGGACCGTGTTCTTCGGTCCGAACTCCGAGAGCAGGTAGTCCAGCCACTCCAGGGCGACGACGTCGGCGAGGTAGCCCGTCGGCGGCTCCGCGAGGTGGGGTTCGTCGCCGTCAGAGGCGAACCCGAGCCCGGGCGCTGCCGGTGCCGCGCCGGCCGGCTCGTCGGCGCTCGACTCCTCGGGCTCTTCCTCGAATTCGAAGCCGTCCTCGTCCTCGGCGTCGTCCGCGTCGGCTTCGAGGTCGGAGTCGTCGAACCCGAGGTCGGAGTCGTCGGACTCCACCGGCGCTGCGCTCTCGGCGCTCGCCGCCGGCTCGTCCTCTTCCTCGGCCCAGTCGGCGTCGCCGGACTCGTACTCCTCTTTGAGCTCCTCGAAGGAGGTACCGTCGCCGCCGATGTCGGACTCGTCCTCGTCGGCGACCTCCTCGTCCTCTGCTTCGTCGTCCTCGAACTCGTCGAAGCCGTCCATCTCGTCGTCGCCGTCGTCGAGGTCTTCCTCGAACTCCCCCATGCCGTCGTCGTCGAGGTCGTCCATCTCGTCGCCCTCCTCGAAGGCGTCGTCCTCGAAGAAGTCGTCGGCGTCGGCGTTCGTGATGTCGGCGTCGAGGTCCTCTTCGGCGGCTTCTTCGCCGCCGTCGTCGTCGTCGAACAGGCCGAAACTCTCGGCTCCCCCGCCGCCCATCGCGTCGGCGTTCACGTCGTCGACGAACGGGTTGACCCCGCGAGTCACCATCTCGTATATCTCCAGGAGCTTGCGGACGTTCTCCTCGACGTCCTCGACGCTCTCGCTGATCTGTTCGTTCTCGCTGCGGACGGTGTTGGCCTTCGACGCGACGTTCGACACTTCGGTTTCGAGCTCCTCGATGCGGTGTTCGAGTTCGTTGACGGACGCGTCTTGGGCACCCGAACCACCGCCCCCGCCGTCCATGCCGTCGAACGACCCGAACTCGTCGTCGAAATCGTCGTCGAACTCCTCGTCGTCGACGCCGAACTCCTCGTCGCCGCCGGAGTCCCCCGACCCCTCCTCGTCGTCGTCGAGCCAACTGGCCATCCCGACGGCCAGTGCCCCGAGCTGGACGAAGACGAGCACAGCCGGGGTGAGGTGGATAAACTTCATTCGGAGTGAAACAGGTGCCCCGGGCGTAATTAATGTTCTCCCCCAGTTCTCAAAACGAACAATTGGTATCGCACGGCATACGGCCTGCTACGCGACGTGAGCGGCAGTAATAGCGAACGAACCGCGAGTACAGCGGCTCTGAGAGCCAGCCGACTCGTCCCTCGTTTAACGCATCATTCCATCGACGCGAGGCGCGCGATGAACACGAGACTGAGCACGTGGTCGGTCATCTCGAAGTCCGAGTGCGCCTCCTCGTCGGCCGGCCCCGCGAACCCACGAACGTGGTCGCGGAGTTCCTCGGCAGCGTCCTCGCCGACCCAGCCGATGGACGCGTAGTAGTCGATGGCGTCCAGCGAGCGCTTCACGCCGCCGCGCTCCAGGAGAAACTCCAGCCACTCGAACAGCGTAATCTCGGCGGCGTACTTCCCCGGCATCGTCTCCAGGTACGGCCGCTGGAGGTTCTGCTCGCTCGCGCTCGAATGCATGAACAGCAGCTGCTTGAGCTGGCTCGACCGAATCGCCTCGTCGGCGGTCTGCTCGTGCTCGGTGAGCCGCTCTTTGAGCTCGCGGATGTTCTGGCCGTCGCTCTGACGGGCCGCACTGCGCAACTCCTCGGGGTCGTATTCGCGTGGGTTCAGGGTCATCCTTGGGTCTCCTCGGTGAGCCGCTCGTCGTTCGACGTCAACTGGTCGACGCTGTCGTCCAACTCGCGCACCGCCTCGGACTGCTCGCTGGTCGCGTCGACGATGCGCTGGGACGCGTCCGCGGCCTGCTCGGCCTGGTCTTGGACTTCCTCGATGGTAACGATGACGTCTTCGACGGTCGACGCTTGCTCGTCGTTCGCGCGCGCGACCTCCGTAATTCCTGTGGCGGCCTCGTCGACGGCGTCCGCGATTTCTTCGAGCGCGGTCAGCGCGTCGTCGATTTCGTCGCCCGCTCGATAGATTTGCTCGTGGGACTCCTCGACGGCGAGGACTGTCTCGTTGGCCTGCTGCTGGACGTCGTCGATGCTGCCCGCGATGCGTTCGGTGTGCTCGCGGGTCTCGTTGGCGAGCTGTTTGACCTCGTCGGCGACGACCTCGAATCCGCTCCCGGCCTCGCCGGCGCGCGCGGCCTCGATGTTCGCGTTCAGCGCGAGCAGGTTCGTCTGGTCGGCGACCTCCGCGATGACGTCGACAACGTCCTCGATCTCGTCCATCTTCTCCTCCAGCTCGGAGACGCTGTCCACGAGGTCGTCGCTGATGTCGATGACCTCGTCGGTCGCCTGGCTCGCGCCCTCGCTGGCGTCCAGCCCGTTCTCCGCGGCGGTCTGGGCCTGCTCGGCGGCGGCGGCCACCTGGTCGGAGCTGGCCGCGACCTCCTGCATGCTCGCCGAGAAGTTCTGCATCTCGCTGGCGGCGTCCGACAGCACCTCGTTCTGCTCGCCGACCGTCTCCGCGATTTCGTTCGCGTCCTCGGTCGCGCGCCGAATCGACGTTGCGAGCTCCTGGGTCCGCCCGTCGACCTGCCCGACGAGACGTTCGAACTCGTCGGCCATCCCGTTCAGGTCGTCGACGACGCCGAGCAAGCGCTCGTCGATGACGCCGTCGTGCTCGAAGGACGCGCGCTGCTCTAGGTGGCCGTTCGAGAGCGCGTCGATGGTCGAGCTGAGTTCGGCGACGAGGTCTTCGACGGCTTCCGTTCGGTGGACGTCATCCGTGCGGTCCTCGATGGTCTCGACGACTGCGACGAGTTCGCCGTCGTCGAATACCGGTGTCGCCGTGAACCGTATCTCACGCTCCTCGCCGTCCGCAGTGACCATCGTGCTGGAGTCGACGTAGCCATCCTCCGTCGTGGCCGCGCGGTCGACGCCGAACTCGCGGTCCGCGGCTTCGGGCGCTTCGACGACCTTGTCGGCGAGCGTCTGCACGCGACGCCCGTCCGGATAGAACCCCTCGCTGGCGTGGCTCATGCCGATGGCTTCCTCGGCCGGACACTTCGTGAGGTCGGCAAGCGCTTCGTTCCACACGACGACCTCCCCCTGCGCGTCGAGCATGAACACCGGCACGCCGACGCCATCCAGCAGTTCGTCGTCCTCGACGTTCAACTCGTCCCCACTCCCGCTGTCGAACGCGTCGACGCCCGCAGCGGCGTCCTGCACCACGGCGTCCAGCCCGGTCCGCAACTCGTCTTCCGCGCGGTCGAGGGACTGCTCGTTGAGCCCTTCCTCGCGCAGCCGGTCGAACACGGAACGCACGACGCCGTCGACGGCAGCGTCGTGCGCGGCGACGAATTCAGCGGCGTCCACGCCCGCGGCCTCGTAGGCGGGCACGTGCGTCCCGGGTTCCGGGCCGGTCTCGTCGAGCAGCCCGCCGAGGTGGTCGAGGGCTTCCTCCGGGAGGCCCGGGTCGAGGCGAGCCCCCTCGACCTCGTAGCCGTCTCGGACCGCTGCCGCGTGTCTGTCCTGGTCGCCGAAGGAGAACTGGCCGGTGTCGGTGCCGCCGTCCGTCGCCGGCTGCTCCGACCCCCGGCCGAGTAATTTTCGAAGCGTACCCAGCATTCGTGCCCCGACACGAGCCAAGTAGCTATAAAAGGTTTCCCCCACCGTTACCAATTCGTATAATCGCCTTACGCGTGCGTGAGAACTATCATACGCTCGGGCTCCCGAACGAGGCAGATGTCCACCGACGGCCCGGGCGACAGCTGGCACGTGCGCTCGGTCGTCGCCAGCGCCTCGGTGAACGCCTCCCCACAGGCCGGACACGCCACTCCGTCACGATTCTCGAACACCTGCTCGGAGCCCGTATCCCGCAGTAGCTTCACGCGGTGCCTGACCGCCTCGAAGTCGACCGGGTCGTCCATACACCCGAACACGACTTCCGGGTGTTTAGCTCTTAGCGGACAGTTATCGCGTTTTTCACGGTTGATAACCGGGGGCGTACCTTTTAGTATAGTTCTGGATTCGTTGCGGGTGAGCCCCAGCAGCCCGTCACGGGAACGGGGCAGAGAAACCACAATCATGTTCGAATTCATCAACGACGAGGAAGCACGCGGTCAGGTGGGGATCGGGACGCTCATCGTGTTCATCGCGATGGTCCTGG encodes the following:
- a CDS encoding DUF7385 family protein translates to MDDPVDFEAVRHRVKLLRDTGSEQVFENRDGVACPACGEAFTEALATTERTCQLSPGPSVDICLVREPERMIVLTHA
- a CDS encoding FlaD/FlaE family flagellar protein; translated protein: MTLNPREYDPEELRSAARQSDGQNIRELKERLTEHEQTADEAIRSSQLKQLLFMHSSASEQNLQRPYLETMPGKYAAEITLFEWLEFLLERGGVKRSLDAIDYYASIGWVGEDAAEELRDHVRGFAGPADEEAHSDFEMTDHVLSLVFIARLASME
- the flaJ gene encoding archaellar assembly protein FlaJ translates to MAAEDVEAEPTGTLEDIEFGDLVDSVVESYRQMAMPAYTYALVVVVPSLVFLLASIAAIFVVDLPLFVAVPIPMLGALALVTAVLYPKIKRDQRRTRMENRFHLFVTHMTILSTTNIDRVEVFRRMGDEYEYGPLAEESRRIVQLIDAWNQSLDDACRMRANKVPSDLVADFLDRLAYTINSGERLEAYLTSEQDAIIRNYATVYEGQLENLQVMKDLYLSMVLSVTFALVFATVLPILSGTDPTLTVSAVVVLYSFIQIGFLYAIYTIAPSDPLWYFPENRTTWTEWRLRIATGFGVGLSVVLVVATLAVFLGWTRIDPHAVPLPMYAAVPTTPLIVPGLVARAEEKRVQDRDDAFTNFIRALGASETARQTTTTRVLETLRNKKFGALTELVDDLYKRLNLRLDAEKAWRYFTADAHSYLIQKFSEMYLIGRQMGGDPKHLGELISGNMGEVQQLRQRRTQAASTMVGVLYGITAAATFAFFIGLGIVDVISGLGLDFSNSALPVDDLINTAMYDIQLIEYLLVVTVLVNAVLSSLMIRVVDGGHKVNAYIHFVVLTWISSIIGSLTLRLVESLLAV
- a CDS encoding FlaD/FlaE family flagellar protein; this translates as MKFIHLTPAVLVFVQLGALAVGMASWLDDDEEGSGDSGGDEEFGVDDEEFDDDFDDEFGSFDGMDGGGGGSGAQDASVNELEHRIEELETEVSNVASKANTVRSENEQISESVEDVEENVRKLLEIYEMVTRGVNPFVDDVNADAMGGGGAESFGLFDDDDGGEEAAEEDLDADITNADADDFFEDDAFEEGDEMDDLDDDGMGEFEEDLDDGDDEMDGFDEFEDDEAEDEEVADEDESDIGGDGTSFEELKEEYESGDADWAEEEDEPAASAESAAPVESDDSDLGFDDSDLEADADDAEDEDGFEFEEEPEESSADEPAGAAPAAPGLGFASDGDEPHLAEPPTGYLADVVALEWLDYLLSEFGPKNTVRTLNYYERIGWIGEPVRDHLFDYLEGLTDSDYLYREEFGTTELTMDDHLESLDYIDELASENIERAIVDRFDDLHRNGIQR
- a CDS encoding flagellar protein G; its protein translation is MASVSSSTLIIFIASILVAASVAGTMTNGVQRLSGALGDRSVDVSQQIRTDVELISDPGTPSSIYNSSDDTITLLVKNTGSKTLPARPETFDILVDGRYTSPSNATVLNGGRWQTGDVARVTLERNLTADDHRVVVTVNGDEELLEFRTS
- a CDS encoding ATPase domain-containing protein, which encodes MSTRNLYSLGLDEHDRLNNELGGGIPGGSIVLVEGDYGAGKSALSQRITYGLCEEQHSVTLVSTELTVRGFIDQMHSLSYDVEEHLLNENLLFFQADVDSGSSTLRGENRDEGNRKQLLKRLMEAEKMWEADVVVIDTFDAILRNDPKFEALVRQNDERQAALEIISFFRDLVSKGKVIVLTVDPSTVDEEAIGPFRSIADVYFELQMAEVGNDVRRSIAVRRFAGMGEQVGDTIGYSVRSGTGIVIESRSVA
- a CDS encoding type II/IV secretion system ATPase subunit, which codes for MDEPDDEWEANKPNVLYPVGGPIYCHVYGDLGKDTKYYTIEPELSGPEAAVFSQVRERILEKSVNKPAPEQEAEYDDRIEELLEETVRINDDDEGGVFERVRTLPQNLGTLVRNFDASSVADRMVSDERGQMSLDSGDLSGKQMKAGARRVATAPKQAARQFRAAAPMVRDALEEAFGFGRIPVTQSTYENIRYQLNRDIVGFGPLEPVMRDPYNEDIHVIGPSHCYVDHGTFGMLETTVDFGTPEEFDGWLRNMGERIGDPVSDSDPIVDSTLPDGSRVNIIYSDDVSLKGPSLTIRQGDEVPLSVGQITDWGTLSPELAAYLWLCLENEQTVFVVGETASGKTTTLNAIMSFIPRDSKIYTAEDTAEVLPPHDTWQQLLTREGQGENSADVDMFDLVAAALRSRPDYIIVGEVRGEEGRMAFQAAQTGHPVMLTFHASDIVSMIQRFTGEPINVPETFMDNADVALFQNRVKQGDDVLRRVTSVQEIEGYSKEMGGVVTRQAFYWDPVEDEIVFQGRNNSYVLEEQIATLLGYADTREIYDELDFRADIMERIIQEDLTGYHEFNETIESFQRDGIEGLPFTITRGF
- the minD gene encoding MinD/ParA family ATP-binding protein, which gives rise to MNEAGGDGYVFAVASGKGGVGKSTTTANLGVALADDGFHVAVVDVDLGMANLAGLLGVDPDETLHDVLGGEASPADATYETNGLTLVPGSTDLEQFARADAKSLHRVVEYLREDNDVVLLDAGAGLSYDIAMAMSVADGVLLVTTAELNSLTDATKTGQLVGKLDKPVVGAVFTRTGDGGFDDVEGIATALGTTDAVTVSVPHDDAVKLAVRKGHPVVSLQPDSPAARAYDRLAAKLADSVGMEPAEPEPTGFEWVDPDTGETEEPAEPVDDGPVYEIPLEDLIEEAGLDAEGEASKRRVKLYDRVKSKFS
- a CDS encoding fla cluster protein FlaF — protein: MGFSVSGSAAILFIAAFVCVGILYSAAYNGYERVQDADGSYDDRMLEQRNTAVNVTNATYNASGNGLVTVNVTNHGSTSLSVNDTDLLVDGVFEPRDDYVDWNVEGQSDTTLWLPGESYNITIDVGNPDRVKIVTGPGVTETATVEGT
- a CDS encoding methyl-accepting chemotaxis protein, coding for MLGTLRKLLGRGSEQPATDGGTDTGQFSFGDQDRHAAAVRDGYEVEGARLDPGLPEEALDHLGGLLDETGPEPGTHVPAYEAAGVDAAEFVAAHDAAVDGVVRSVFDRLREEGLNEQSLDRAEDELRTGLDAVVQDAAAGVDAFDSGSGDELNVEDDELLDGVGVPVFMLDAQGEVVVWNEALADLTKCPAEEAIGMSHASEGFYPDGRRVQTLADKVVEAPEAADREFGVDRAATTEDGYVDSSTMVTADGEEREIRFTATPVFDDGELVAVVETIEDRTDDVHRTEAVEDLVAELSSTIDALSNGHLEQRASFEHDGVIDERLLGVVDDLNGMADEFERLVGQVDGRTQELATSIRRATEDANEIAETVGEQNEVLSDAASEMQNFSASMQEVAASSDQVAAAAEQAQTAAENGLDASEGASQATDEVIDISDDLVDSVSELEEKMDEIEDVVDVIAEVADQTNLLALNANIEAARAGEAGSGFEVVADEVKQLANETREHTERIAGSIDDVQQQANETVLAVEESHEQIYRAGDEIDDALTALEEIADAVDEAATGITEVARANDEQASTVEDVIVTIEEVQDQAEQAADASQRIVDATSEQSEAVRELDDSVDQLTSNDERLTEETQG